The following nucleotide sequence is from Candidatus Jordarchaeales archaeon.
GGGTGTCATTGATAGGAACTGGTGGGACAATTGCTAGCAGACTTGATTACAGAACAGGAGCAGTAATACCTGCCTTTACCCCTCAAGAGCTCTTTAGCGCAGTTCCAGAATTAGAAGAGATATGTAATTTGGAGACCATCTCACTCTTTGAAATATTCTCTGAGGACATGCAGCCCGAACATTGGGTGAGGATAGCTGAAAAAGTAGCGGAAGAGGTTAGGAGGGGGGCTGACGGCGTAATAATTGCCCATGGAACCGACACTATGCACTTCACCTCAGCAGCGTTGTCATTCATGCTGAAAGATTTACCTGTTCCAGTAGTCTTGGTTGGAAGTCAGAGAAGTAGTGACAGGCCTTCAAGTGATGCTGCTATGAATTTGATAGCCTCTGCAATCGTTGCCGCTAGGAGTGACATCGCAGAAGTTGTCGTGTGCATGCATGGAAGCAGCAGTGACGACTACAATGTAATACATAAGGGGACTAGAGTTAGGAAGATGCATACAAGTAGGAGGGACGCTTTTAAAACTATAGGAGACATGCCTCTAGGGATTGTCGTTAACGGAACAATACATATGTTAAGAGGCGACTATAGGCGTAGGAGTAAGCATAAAGACGTTACCGTGGATGCTAAGATAGATCCAAAAGTAGTTTTGCTCTACACCTATCCAGGAATGCAAGCAGACATCATAGAACACGTCGTAAGCGCGGGTTACCATGGCATAGTTCTTGCGGGTACGGGACTTGGACATTGTCCTAAGACTATAATACAGCCTTTAGAGAAAGCGATAAGGGATGGAGTCGTTGTCGCCATGACATCGCAATGCTTGTACGGATTTGTGGGAATGAACGTTTACGAG
It contains:
- the gatD gene encoding Glu-tRNA(Gln) amidotransferase subunit GatD, which produces MAEDTLRGYRGFVREKLEKAGVKVWSVVRIITPDATYEGILLPRSELGDEDHVVLKLKNGYNIGVKITKDAVIEEVGYSPGRYVLPERKVEFKPGKPRVSLIGTGGTIASRLDYRTGAVIPAFTPQELFSAVPELEEICNLETISLFEIFSEDMQPEHWVRIAEKVAEEVRRGADGVIIAHGTDTMHFTSAALSFMLKDLPVPVVLVGSQRSSDRPSSDAAMNLIASAIVAARSDIAEVVVCMHGSSSDDYNVIHKGTRVRKMHTSRRDAFKTIGDMPLGIVVNGTIHMLRGDYRRRSKHKDVTVDAKIDPKVVLLYTYPGMQADIIEHVVSAGYHGIVLAGTGLGHCPKTIIQPLEKAIRDGVVVAMTSQCLYGFVGMNVYERGRDLLKIGVIPCGNMLPETAYVKLIYVLGHTRDVDEVKNLMTLNMCGEITNGESYNAYLIAQGGLEEYIKKQKNLL